In Leptodesmis sichuanensis A121, the following are encoded in one genomic region:
- a CDS encoding bifunctional heptose 7-phosphate kinase/heptose 1-phosphate adenyltransferase, whose amino-acid sequence MPSMTFDPTFTAKLAAAADRLTYLLDQFHQPRVLVIGDLCLDEFLTGQVERLSREAPVLIIRHEHTRQVAGGGANAVYNLAKLGAQVKAAGIVGKDEQGKALRHIFETAGINTEGMLLDGDRPTVTKTRISGHARQSVTQQIVRVDRKSDELPSQVLQEQLADYIQQNLSQVDAVVCSDYGDGTLSAPVIAAALSHPLSVVDAQKQLQRYQGATIFTPNLPEAEQAVGYPLGDGTDLALICQGGKDLIQATQAQQILITRGGEGMSLIHCDGSAHHIPAFNRTDVFDVTGAGDTVVAALTLGLILGASPWEAAVLGNLAASIVVRQFGTSTTSPTEMKAALHLLLEELGEA is encoded by the coding sequence ATGCCCTCTATGACGTTTGATCCAACCTTTACCGCAAAATTAGCGGCTGCCGCCGATCGGCTGACGTATCTGCTAGACCAGTTTCATCAACCTCGGGTGTTAGTGATCGGAGACTTGTGCCTGGATGAGTTTCTCACAGGACAGGTAGAACGCCTTTCCCGGGAAGCTCCAGTGCTGATCATTCGCCATGAACACACCCGCCAAGTGGCTGGCGGGGGAGCCAATGCGGTGTACAACCTGGCGAAGTTGGGGGCGCAGGTGAAGGCGGCTGGCATCGTTGGAAAAGACGAACAAGGAAAGGCATTACGCCACATCTTTGAGACGGCAGGAATTAATACGGAGGGGATGTTGCTGGACGGCGATCGCCCCACAGTGACGAAAACCCGTATCTCCGGTCATGCCCGACAGTCAGTCACGCAGCAAATTGTTCGGGTCGATCGCAAATCCGACGAGCTACCGTCTCAAGTCTTGCAGGAGCAACTGGCCGACTACATTCAGCAGAACTTGAGCCAGGTGGATGCCGTCGTGTGCTCTGATTATGGAGACGGCACCCTCTCTGCCCCTGTGATTGCAGCGGCCCTATCCCATCCTCTCAGTGTCGTTGATGCCCAAAAGCAGTTACAGCGCTATCAGGGAGCCACCATCTTCACCCCCAATCTGCCTGAGGCCGAACAAGCGGTTGGCTATCCCCTGGGAGATGGCACCGACCTGGCCCTCATTTGCCAGGGTGGCAAGGATCTGATTCAAGCCACACAAGCCCAACAGATCCTCATTACTCGTGGTGGAGAAGGGATGAGTCTAATCCATTGTGATGGCAGTGCACACCACATTCCTGCCTTTAACCGCACCGATGTGTTTGATGTAACAGGCGCAGGAGATACCGTAGTGGCAGCACTCACCCTGGGTTTAATTTTGGGAGCCTCACCCTGGGAAGCGGCGGTATTGGGCAATTTGGCAGCCAGTATTGTGGTGCGTCAATTTGGTACCAGTACAACGTCTCCAACTGAAATGAAAGCGGCTCTCCATCTGCTGCTTGAGGAGTTAGGGGAAGCATAG
- a CDS encoding DoxX family protein translates to MEILEAIDLMIPLVSVTAAWDLIALFIAVFPANIHQALHIIPIEGIPYHPILHWDRLPFQAVLIIWIW, encoded by the coding sequence TTGGAGATTTTAGAAGCGATTGACTTGATGATTCCGCTGGTGAGTGTTACTGCTGCCTGGGACTTAATTGCTCTATTTATTGCGGTTTTTCCAGCCAATATTCATCAAGCGCTTCACATCATTCCCATTGAAGGTATTCCCTATCATCCAATCCTGCATTGGGATCGGCTTCCCTTCCAGGCTGTATTGATCATCTGGATCTGGTGA